A window of Corticium candelabrum chromosome 3, ooCorCand1.1, whole genome shotgun sequence contains these coding sequences:
- the LOC134177511 gene encoding hemicentin-2-like isoform X1 has translation MLFTLLLTLAALFCNISATLGATSSPPTLQIWGPPTAVPIGATLTLTCQVTGKPHLTLTGWRKDGVDITAGGKFSEKVSGTFQVLQVWTVSKSDEGRYECVADSEHMNQTASYTIHVQEPPQIYNFSDATIVSEGASVMLHCLSKDHLFLRWKLNGVYVDYLPRYQVFDVGERMLIENVTESDAGVYTCVAFNQRFETLKDIELVVKYAPKVVAEPQDTVMPIGFSAVLRCIGKAMPHAQVSWLKDNKSISADTRLVQENDGLLFMKLRANDSGEYRCLLKNAIGTTSSRPAILQVIALESFVQQNISTIYDHSVSLPCNDSHQWTTDNAVIDFKYDNDVNLLHNGSLQLTKTTYETEHHYYSCLLHILKAHKFQFQLKNFHITVNQPDEAPVNITVLQDVVSWSQPALTQPILRYNVTIISTVDQSVLYSTIVGDSVMALEMPDLLSGFDYYLSIETVTAVGNYPSKPLRFHYARIPPTGSYAVNDTAKATDSTKLIIVDGPAVYHGNSGNDKDTTQESGRSTPFIAGMSLVGVIIIITTIIYVICRKRKRRCYRQLQQRNDTSGLI, from the exons ATGTTGTTCACATTGTTGCTCACGTTGGCGGCGTTGTTTTGTAATATTTCTGCGACTTTGGGTGCCACCTCCTCTCCACCTACGCTGCAAATCTGGGGACCGCCAACCGCAGTGCCAATCGGAGCCACCCTGACACTCACATGTCAGGTGACCGGAAAACCACATCTAACTCTCACAGGATGGAGAAAGGACGGAGTGGATATAACAGCAGGCGGAAAGTTTAGCGAAAAAGTATCGGGTACCTTTCAAGTGCTGCAAGTGTGGACTGTTAGCAAGTCAGACGAAGGACGATACGAATGTGTGGCAGATTCCGAGCACATGAACCAGACAGCTAGCTATACAATACACGTTCAAG AGCCACCTCAGATATACAACTTTTCAGACGCGACTATTGTTAGTGAGGGTGCCAGTGTAATGCTGCATTGTTTGAGTAAAGATCATTTGTTTTTGAGATGGAAACTTAATGGTGTGTATGTTGACTACTTGCCGAGATATCAGGTTTTTGATGTTGGAGAGCGAATGTTAATTGAGAATGTAACTGAGAGTGATGCTGGTGTTTACACGTGTGTTGCATTCAATCAACGCTTTGAGACTTTGAAGGACATAGAACTAGTTGTAAAAT ATGCACCAAAGGTCGTAGCAGAACCACAAGATACTGTTATGCCGATTGGATTCTCAGCTGTGCTTCGATGCATTGGCAAAGCCATGCCTCATGCTCAAGTTAGTTGGTTGAAGGACAACAAGTCTATTTCTGCAGACACTCGATTAGTGCAAGAGAACGATGGGTTGCTTTTTatgaaacttcgtgcaaacgATAGTGGAGAGTATCGCTGCTTGTTGAAAAATGCCATCGGAACAACATCATCACGGCCAGCCATCCTTCAAGTTATTG CCTTGGAGAGTTTTGTccaacaaaatatttcaacCATTTATGATCACTCAGTATCTCTTCCTTGCAACGACAGCCATCAGTGGACAACAGACAATGCAGTTATCGATTTCAAGTATGACAATGATGTAAACCTGCTGCACAACGGATCACTACAACTAACCAAGACAACATACGAAACCGAACACCATTACTACAGCTGCCTTTTACACATTCTCAAAGCtcacaaatttcaatttcaactCAAGAACTTCCACATTACAGTCAATC AGCCGGATGAGGCACCTGTTAATATAACTGTTTTACAAGACGTAGTTTCTTGGAGTCAACCAGCCTTGACTCAACCAATCTTGAGATACAATGTTACCATCATATCAACGGTAGACCAATCTGTGTTATATTCGACGATTGTAGGCGACTCTGTGATGGCCCTGGAAATGCCAGATTTGCTGTCAGGCTTTGACTATTATCTCAGCATTGAGACCGTCACGGCTGTGGGCAACTACCCAAGCAAGCCATTGAGATTTCACTATGCAAGAATCCCTCCTACTG GAAGTTACGCTGTCAACGATACAGCAAAAGCAACTGATTCTACAAAGCTCATTATCGTTGATGGTCCAGCAGTGTATCATGGCAATTCAGGTAACGACAAAGACACGACTCAGGAATCTGGCCGGAGCACTCCATTCATTGCTGGTATGTCTCTCGTTGGAGTCATAATTATTATCACAACAATTATCTACGTTATCTGCCGAAAACGAAAACGTCGGTGCTACAGACAACTCCAGCAAAGAAACGATACTTCAGGTCTAATATAG
- the LOC134177511 gene encoding hemicentin-2-like isoform X2, with the protein MLFTLLLTLAALFCNISATLGATSSPPTLQIWGPPTAVPIGATLTLTCQVTGKPHLTLTGWRKDGVDITAGGKFSEKVSGTFQVLQVWTVSKSDEGRYECVADSEHMNQTASYTIHVQEPPQIYNFSDATIVSEGASVMLHCLSKDHLFLRWKLNGVYVDYLPRYQVFDVGERMLIENVTESDAGVYTCVAFNQRFETLKDIELVVKYAPKVVAEPQDTVMPIGFSAVLRCIGKAMPHAQVSWLKDNKSISADTRLVQENDGLLFMKLRANDSGEYRCLLKNAIGTTSSRPAILQVIALESFVQQNISTIYDHSVSLPCNDSHQWTTDNAVIDFKYDNDVNLLHNGSLQLTKTTYETEHHYYSCLLHILKAHKFQFQLKNFHITVNQPDEAPVNITVLQDVVSWSQPALTQPILRYNVTIISTVDQSVLYSTIVGDSVMALEMPDLLSGFDYYLSIETVTAVGNYPSKPLRFHYARIPPTGSYAVNDTAKATDSTKLIIVDGPAVYHGNSGNDKDTTQESGRSTPFIADNSSKETILQV; encoded by the exons ATGTTGTTCACATTGTTGCTCACGTTGGCGGCGTTGTTTTGTAATATTTCTGCGACTTTGGGTGCCACCTCCTCTCCACCTACGCTGCAAATCTGGGGACCGCCAACCGCAGTGCCAATCGGAGCCACCCTGACACTCACATGTCAGGTGACCGGAAAACCACATCTAACTCTCACAGGATGGAGAAAGGACGGAGTGGATATAACAGCAGGCGGAAAGTTTAGCGAAAAAGTATCGGGTACCTTTCAAGTGCTGCAAGTGTGGACTGTTAGCAAGTCAGACGAAGGACGATACGAATGTGTGGCAGATTCCGAGCACATGAACCAGACAGCTAGCTATACAATACACGTTCAAG AGCCACCTCAGATATACAACTTTTCAGACGCGACTATTGTTAGTGAGGGTGCCAGTGTAATGCTGCATTGTTTGAGTAAAGATCATTTGTTTTTGAGATGGAAACTTAATGGTGTGTATGTTGACTACTTGCCGAGATATCAGGTTTTTGATGTTGGAGAGCGAATGTTAATTGAGAATGTAACTGAGAGTGATGCTGGTGTTTACACGTGTGTTGCATTCAATCAACGCTTTGAGACTTTGAAGGACATAGAACTAGTTGTAAAAT ATGCACCAAAGGTCGTAGCAGAACCACAAGATACTGTTATGCCGATTGGATTCTCAGCTGTGCTTCGATGCATTGGCAAAGCCATGCCTCATGCTCAAGTTAGTTGGTTGAAGGACAACAAGTCTATTTCTGCAGACACTCGATTAGTGCAAGAGAACGATGGGTTGCTTTTTatgaaacttcgtgcaaacgATAGTGGAGAGTATCGCTGCTTGTTGAAAAATGCCATCGGAACAACATCATCACGGCCAGCCATCCTTCAAGTTATTG CCTTGGAGAGTTTTGTccaacaaaatatttcaacCATTTATGATCACTCAGTATCTCTTCCTTGCAACGACAGCCATCAGTGGACAACAGACAATGCAGTTATCGATTTCAAGTATGACAATGATGTAAACCTGCTGCACAACGGATCACTACAACTAACCAAGACAACATACGAAACCGAACACCATTACTACAGCTGCCTTTTACACATTCTCAAAGCtcacaaatttcaatttcaactCAAGAACTTCCACATTACAGTCAATC AGCCGGATGAGGCACCTGTTAATATAACTGTTTTACAAGACGTAGTTTCTTGGAGTCAACCAGCCTTGACTCAACCAATCTTGAGATACAATGTTACCATCATATCAACGGTAGACCAATCTGTGTTATATTCGACGATTGTAGGCGACTCTGTGATGGCCCTGGAAATGCCAGATTTGCTGTCAGGCTTTGACTATTATCTCAGCATTGAGACCGTCACGGCTGTGGGCAACTACCCAAGCAAGCCATTGAGATTTCACTATGCAAGAATCCCTCCTACTG GAAGTTACGCTGTCAACGATACAGCAAAAGCAACTGATTCTACAAAGCTCATTATCGTTGATGGTCCAGCAGTGTATCATGGCAATTCAGGTAACGACAAAGACACGACTCAGGAATCTGGCCGGAGCACTCCATTCATTGCTG ACAACTCCAGCAAAGAAACGATACTTCAGGTCTAA
- the LOC134177510 gene encoding roundabout homolog 3-like yields the protein MCISCEQTLCYEFMCCVWFSGAVDVRVPSAVAEKGSVTLSCITDETVIRWTKGPSQTVIHSGRLRLRSESKELYILKVQKSDEGTYYCYTKNTNGIIHSHHGRMHVIVPPTVRAHGAFALEGKSVNLRCTGSNFFTVSWRFDGVELYGKSTSRYSFDGDSGESLTILNVTKADNGTYNCLASNMLFTVSAYANLNVHYPPTIVSPPVNQTVQSGHDAYFHCTVTGFPQPFVSWTYNDANLDLISNKYIIHHAGLSHKLTIKNVKNTESGKYSCLATNKYALGKASARLNLTALSTDDAMKSSPDSEIVVLSSNVTLLCAASQGRVEWRKNQRIIDFSVNPSISQLDSGAMLISNMEYNDSGVYECLMTDGSDTVVARREILVTVEGPPAAPIIDYVMAVNQSYVHVEWSTSLLAGLSPVRCKVGVKCGNQSEWRNTSLPVLQHSATVGCQGALELCYVVVVTVNNHGEGESDIRQLHMDMGNTNYPSTQYEASSWKITHDDASTAKTLVNIDINKSEKLHAAKSVDIGPVVGLSLAIGLIMSGVIVVVVVVYVRRKKGDTKQAAGNSEVQIELPEATAMRHTGDHDAVMVDNSQQRGKWLAGPSSLTYD from the exons TACATAGTGGCAGGCTTAGACTCCGTAGTGAGAGCAAGGAGTTGTATATTCTCAAAGTACAAAAATCAGACGAAGGCACCTACTATTGTTACACCAAGAACACAAATGGCATCATACATAGTCACCATGGTAGAATGCATGTGATTG TTCCACCGACTGTTCGTGCACACGGTGCGTTTGCACTCGAAGGCAAGAGTGTCAATCTTCGCTGCACTGGATCTAACTTTTTTACTGTTTCGTGGAGGTTTGATGGTGTGGAGTTGTATGGAAAGTCGACTTCTAGATACTCATTTGATGGTGACAGTGGAGAGAGTCTGACGATATTGAATGTGACAAAGGCAGATAATGGAACATACAATTGTTTGGCCTCAAACATGCTATTCACTGTATCTGCATATGCAAATCTTAATGTCCATT ATCCTCCCACCATTGTTTCTCCTCCAGTCAATCAGACAGTACAGAGTGGCCACGATGCTTACTTTCACTGCACTGTAACCGGCTTTCCACAACCCTTCGTATCATGGACATACAACGATGCAAATCTTGACTTAATCAGcaacaaatatataatacaCCATGCAGGCCTCTCAcataaattaacaataaaaaaCGTGAAAAATACAGAAAGTGGCAAGTACTCGTGTCTGGCCACCAACAAATATGCATTGGGAAAAGCTTCAGCCCGACTGAATCTCACAG CTCTGAGTACAGACGATGCAATGAAGAGTTCACCAGATTCTGAGATAGTTGTACTCTCGAGTAATGTCACTCTATTGTGTGCAGCAAGTCAAGGACGAGTCGAGTGGAGAAAGAATCAGCGTATCATTGACTTTTCGGTTAATCCCAGTATATCGCAACTCGACAGTGGAGCAATGTTGATTTCAAATATGGAATACAACGACAGTGGAGTGTATGAGTGCTTGATGACTGATGGTAGTGACACCGTTGTGGCTCGTCGGGAAATCTTGGTAACAGTTGAAG GACCTCCTGCAGCTCCAATAATTGATTATGTCATGGCTGTCAATCAGTCTTACGTACATGTGGAGTGGTCAACATCCTTGCTTGCTGGCCTGTCGCCTGTTAGGTGCAAAGTTGGTGTTAAGTGCGGCAACCAATCAGAGTGGAGAAATACATCTCTTCCAGTGTTGCAACATTCTGCAACTGTGGGTTGTCAAGGTGCATTGGAGTTGTGCTATGTTGTCGTAGTGACAGTGAATAATCATGGAGAAGGGGAGTCTGATATTCGACAGCTACACATGGACATGGGCAATACAAACTATCCAAGCACACAATATGAAGCAAGCAGCTGGAAGATCACTCATG ATGATGCATCAACAGCCAAGACTCTTgtaaatattgatatcaataagagtGAAAAATTGCATGCTGCCAAATCAGTAGACATCGGGCCTGTCGTTGGACTGTCTCTGGCAATTGGTTTGATTATGTCCGGAGTGATTGTAGTGGTGGTCgttgtttatgtcagaagaaAGAAGGGTGATACCAAGCAAGCTGCAGGAAACTCTGAAGTGCAGATCGAGCTGCCAGAGGCAACAGCAATGAGACACACTGGTGATCATGATGCTGTCATGGTAGACAACAGTCAACAAAG GGGGAAGTGGCTGGCTGGACCCTCGAGCCTAACTTACGATTGA
- the LOC134176931 gene encoding tyrosine-protein phosphatase Lar-like, with product MAATVTTFTVTVVMLLLVTKKITSVQVTIESPTLQSGTSTLNLAIGHTLYLTCQVTGISAFQRAWFHNDTMLVMSDTVEIFRSGQEIHCANATQASRGRYRCCAKTAQQQFCSDDVTVDVIDPPILRQRWSDKIIRVEYGTRAFKLSIDVTYALTSFCAWYKDGFRLSQLHECHFPTNGLIELKLPFHKDSNDSSLIDYDDSGQYNFTLHAVLFPDVDSTVSVTLIVVGPPVAPDAPSVSVIGHSSVSVTVSFDWSMIGNRDMGPDVYLLQYAPAGTTEWVTRNVSVNVSPGMSGMRYYTRVVNISRLRPCAIYNVRTLAENKHGVSTSPIVEVTLPPVSYDEFPLYSDHSNDRFVTSSQNGHKIVCLPPRLSSTKFGNSICHLPEDSNLNKQEISSLSVLRVTLSCAKGEEAPNCTSVCPLEVDECLEGRWTLSMQEICSYNVPHPFSETTGTSKPTTRDSNHGVGVSVSLGVVVAGVVGSIVIGWRDYHWLD from the exons ATGGCGGCGACAGTCACTACATTCACGGTGACAGTAGTGATGCTACTGCTAGTCACAAAGAAAA TTACATCAGTTCAAGTGACGATTGAGTCACCAACACTACAGTCTGGTACAAGTACTCTTAACCTGGCAATTGGCCACACTTTGTATTTGACATGCCAAGTGACTGGAATATCAGCTTTTCAAAGAGCGTGGTTTCACAACGACACCATGCTAGTAATGAGCGATACTGTTGAAATATTTAGAAGTGGTCAGGAAATCCATTGTGCAAATGCAACGCAAGCATCACGAGGACGATACAGATGTTGTGCAAAAACAGCACAACAACAGTTTTGCAGTGACGACGTCACAGTGGATGTTATAG ATCCACCGATCTTGAGACAAAGATGGAGTGACAAGATCATTCGTGTTGAATACGGCACTAGAGCTTTCAAACTGTCTATAGACGTCACATATGCATTGACTAGCTTCTGTGCATGGTACAAGGACGGCTTTCGGTTATCACAACTGCATGAGTGTCACTTTCCCACAAATGGTCTGATTGAGTTAAAGCTACCTTTTCACAAGGATTCGAACGATTCTTCGTTGATCGACTACGACGACTCCGGGCAGTACAACTTCACTCTACATGCAGTACTTTTTCCGGATGTTGACTCGACCGTATCGGTGACGTTGATTGTTGTGGGTCCACCTGTTGCTCCTGATGCTCCTTCGGTGTCTGTTATCGGACACTCGAGTGTGTCTGTAACCGTCAGTTTTGATTGGTCGATGATTGGTAATAGAGATATGGGACCTGATGTGTACCTGCTGCAGTATGCACCGGCTGGTACTACGGAGTGGGTGACTCGAAACGTGTCAGTCAATGTATCACCCGGTATGTCTGGTATGAGGTATTATACTCGTGTGGTAAACATCAGTCGACTACGTCCGTGTGCGATCTATAATGTGAGGACGTTGGCAGAGAACAAGCATGGAGTTAGTACGAGTCCTATCGTCGAAGTGACGCTACCACCAGTGTCGTACG ACGAATTCCCACTGTATTCTGATCATTCTAACGACAGATTTGTAACATCCAGTCAAAACGGTCACAAAATTGTTTGCTTACCGCCACGTCTTTCATCAACAAAATTTGGTAACTCGATATGTCACTTGCCTGAAGACTCAAACTTGAACAAACAGGAGATATCATCACTGAGTGTACTGCGTGTCACGTTGTCGTGTGCTAAAGGAGAAGAAGCACCTAACTGCACTTCTGTGTGCCCACTTGAAGTAGATGAGTGTCTCGAGGGGCGTTGGACACTGAGTATGCAGGAGATCTGCTCATACAATGTACCTCATCCTTTCAGTGAAACAACAG GCACATCAAAGCCCACTACTCGTGACAGTAATCACG GAGTCGGTGTTAGTGTCAGTTTGGGTGTCGTTGTTGCTGGCGTCGTTGGAAGCATCGTTATTGGTTGGAGGGATTACCACTGGTTGGACTGA
- the LOC134177509 gene encoding uncharacterized protein LOC134177509: protein MAVVWSVVAAAVLQLLIAEKGTSVSVTIGLPTGPLTSDTFNVASDHDLFLKCYAIGLITFPIDWFRDDDPLIGNGIRLRSRGQTMQIPHVTQSARGRYKCCAQQQVCSDEITVVVIDPPIITTSWGHKRILLVQKGTNHFKLSVNVTYPLISHCIWYRDDEQIIQNVGELSYECEFSDNPHVKLELPIRNNSSNSRPIDYDDSGRYRFTLHTSMFSDVNTTVSVMLIVVGPPVAPDAPSVSVVGHSSLSVTVNVNRSIVGDDGRSPGVYMYFLQYALVGTEEWVNINVTEAVLHGRVVGIDWLRPCLSYEVRMLASSEYGVSPPSDVVQVTLPPVSYDKFQLYPHQSSDRFLTSIHNVQMAICLPSHLLSTAIGDFICHLPEPSNLNTDNISAPSSPVVHITLLCAENEEAPNCTLMCPALVTKCLEGHGTLSKKEVCSHNISSNINGTETGGISKPPTVNSSHGTDNTSLIAGIVAGIITVVILIIIVLVVHNTCMTRMSHNISTPPHLNSSQMELTNNEQQLHDKKPPADKEHNDTDSTNDSTCSHDDLSKTDGQERSSNVNVDHTSDKQSLTSNIFVQCDDIDTHSQRDGRHVAPIINQLRHCQSVKPEQRFRRSLSANDAEKRKEYVKQSQAGTNRMLLEGINKKVDMLHCAVGELMIETSQNSATLQQSTEQQNEGNKSLQIIESYSAKTYTVLTDLDHTN, encoded by the exons ATGGCTGTGGTATGGAGTGTAGTTGCTGCCGCCGTGCTGCAATTGCTAATTGCAGAGAAAG gGACATCAGTTAGTGTGACAATCGGCTTACCTACTGGACCATTGACGTCTGATACTTTCAACGTGGCAAGTGATCACGACCTGTTTCTGAAATGCTACGCGATCGGATTAATAACGTTTCCAATCGACTGGTTTCGTGATGATGACCCACTAATTGGCAATGGTATTAGACTGCGTAGTCGTGGCCAAACGATGCAAATACCACATGTGACTCAATCTGCACGAGGGCGGTACAAGTGCTGTGCACAGCAACAAGTCTGCAGTGATGAGATTACAGTCGTTGTCATCG ATCCGCCAATCATAACCACAAGTTGGGGTCACAAACGAATCCTCCTCGTCCAGAAAGGCACCAACCATTTTAAACTCTCTGTAAACGTGACTTACCCACTCATAAGTCACTGTATATGGTACAGAGACGACGAACAGATAATACAGAATGTCGGCGAGTTGTCGTACGAATGCGAATTCAGTGATAATCCTCACGTCAAACTAGAGCTACCGATACGCAACAACTCAAGCAATTCTCGTCCAATCGACTACGACGACTCTGGAAGATATCGGTTTACTCTACATACGTCAATGTTTTCGGATGTTAACACGACCGTGTCGGTGATGTTGATCGTCGTGGGTCCGCCTGTTGCTCCAGATGCTCCTTCAGTGTCGGTGGTTGGACACTCAAGTTTGTCTGTAACGGTCAATGTGAATCGGTCGATTGTTGGGGATGATGGTCGATCACCgggtgtgtacatgtacttttTGCAGTATGCATTGGTGGGCACTGAGGAGtgggttaatatcaatgtgaCTGAGGCTGTGTTGCATGGTCGTGTGGTGGGTATTGATTGGCTGCGTCCGTGTTTGAGTTATGAGGTGAGGATGTTGGCGAGCAGCGAGTATGGAGTTAGTCCACCGAGTGATGTTGTTCAAGTGACACTACCGCCGGTGTCTTATG ACAAATTTCAACTGTATCCTCATCAGTCTAGTGACAGATTCCTAACATCCATTCACAACGTTCAAATGGCCATATGTTTACCATCACATCTTCTATCAACAGCCATCGGCGACTTTATTTGTCACTTACCCGAACCCTCCAATTTGAACACAGACAACATATCTGCCCCGAGTTCACCCGTTGTTCATATCACTCTCTTGTGTGCTGAAAACGAAGAAGCACCCAATTGCACTCTGATGTGTCCTGCTCTGGTAACGAAGTGTCTCGAGGGGCATGGAACGCTTAGCAAAAAGGAGGTATGTTCACACAATATATCTTCAAATATCAATGGGACAGAGACAGGAG GCATATCCAAGCCTCCTACTGTCAACAGCAGTCACG GAACCGATAATACCAGTCTCATTGCTGGCATCGTGGCAGGCATCATTACCGTCGTGATTCTCATAATAATCGTACTAGTCGTACATAACACGTGCATGACACGGATGTCACACAACATCTCTACTCCACCCCACCTGAACTCTTCACAGATGGAGCTGACAAATAACGAACAGCAGCTGCACGACAAAAAGCCTCCCGCAGACAAGGAACATAATGACACGGACTCTACCAATGACTCGACATGCAGCCACGATGATCTAAGCAAGACAGATGGGCAAGAGCGTTCTAGTAATGTGAATGTGGATCATACGTCCGACAAGCAAAGTCTCACTTCGAATAtctttgtacagtgtgatgatatagacacacacagtcaaaGAGATGGAAGACATGTGGCACCCAT TATAAATCAGTTAAGGCATTGTCAGTCTGTTAAGCCAGAGCAGCGTTTTCGAAGATCCTTGAGTGCTAATGATGCTGAGAAGAGGAAAGAATATGTAAAGCAATCGCAAGCTGGAACTAATAGAATGTTGTTAGAAG GAATTAACAAAAAAGTCGATATGCTGCATTGCGCTGTCGGTGAGCTCATGATCGAGACATCACAAAACAGCGCCACACTACAACAGTCAACAGAACAGCAAAACGAAGGAAACAAGAGCCTTCAAATCATTGAATCATATTCCGCAAAGACGTACACCGTGCTAACAGATCTAGACCACACTAACTGA